A portion of the Drosophila innubila isolate TH190305 chromosome 3L unlocalized genomic scaffold, UK_Dinn_1.0 0_D_3L, whole genome shotgun sequence genome contains these proteins:
- the LOC117787219 gene encoding integrator complex subunit 10, translating into MPEMTSVEENEIYMVKQAQSVRKSDPSSAKAWILTAKTLYPNAFNVQYEAYLLERDGKNYEEAAKCFSVIACNFTNQHAELWQEVNALTNALRNESESTPEQEFYVKMYKHLTPEVQHNIFVHTINNSGDNLQQCIHSYILMFNKFPKTATTQSPRLLEMLAEGMKADPDLYQRMLVEEVLPMIQNKPPELSPLLACRLYTNSLEYYLRQIMDDEKCDTIEAWKNIFKVLMLCGQMMGWEPFLPFSKHVNQNVYWDKLVKILRGSPAGSSQVLFYATTLFIYSLHGYIRKLRIEDADVSHVLVEGFIDWTPDGGEVQSMDWTPDGGDVQSMEPPKFSATTAISQELSEAFLHAARCWQLLNTEQFQRDFSQLMLALPLAPWISRFLFDLAIYFGHRDEANKLMADMTTQSTLVQSLQILSLNLMQGSMTLQGFQCILKILAELPATSGQLLENISLKSHRHMIFLPLTRIALIQYCTRAIVSRLSRMLFEPNCSDRLLGDLLALLQLSGDKDVLLKQHICNLITQRKSFNLHTLSNYIIATDIIEELAFIWNSQQQDDANFELTGSPTSGGGPGSTSAAGAAQPRRIGTRGADKGARDEFKSLIRQQIARCNENVPTLVANFITQEHLTLAQHIFGMAPPVETIVIK; encoded by the exons atgcccGAGATGACTTCGGTTgaggaaaatgaaatttatatggtAAAACAAGCACAAAGTGTGCGCAAAAGTGATCCCAGTTCGGCCAAGGCGTGGATTCTAACCGCCAAGACGCTGTATCCAAATGCATTTAACGTACAGTACGAGGCGTACTTACTGGAACGCGATGGGAAGAACTACGAGGAGGCGGCAAAGTGTTTCAGTGTCAT TGCCTGCAACTTTACCAATCAGCATGCGGAGCTATGGCAGGAGGTGAATGCCCTTACTAACGCGCTACGCAACGAAAGTGAGAGCACGCCGGAACAGGAGTTCTATGTGAAGATGTACAAACACCTGACGCCGGAAGTGCAGCATAATATATTTGTGCATACCATCAACAACAGTGGCGACAACTTGCAGCAATGCATTCATAGTTATATACTAATGTTTAATAAGTTCCCAAAAACGGCTACAACACAGTCGCCACGTTTACTGGAGATGCTGGCCGAGGGCATGAAGGCAGATCCGGATTTATATCAACGCATGCTGGTTGAGGAGGTGTTGCCAATGATACAGAACAAGCCGCCGGAGTTGTCGCCACTGCTCGCCTGTCGCCTGTACACCAACTCCTTGGAGTATTATTTGCGACAGATTATGGACGATGAGAAATGTGACACAATTGAGGCTTGGAAGAACATATTCAAAGTGCTCATGCTGTGTGGCCAAATGATGGGCTGGGAGCCCTTTTTGCCCTTTAGCAAGCACGTCAATCAGAATGTCTACTGGGATAAGCTGGTCAAGATCCTGCGTGGCAGTCCGGCAGGCAGCTCCCAAGTGTTATTCTATGCCACCACACTGTTCATCTACTCCCTGCATGGATATATAAGGAAACTGCGCATTGAAGACGCCGATGTCAGTCACGTACTTGTTGAGGGATTCATTGACTGGACGCCGGATGGAGGTGAGGTTCAGAGCATGGACTGGACGCCCGATGGTGGTGATGTGCAGAGCATGGAACCGCCAAAGTTCTCGGCAACCACAGCCATAAGTCAAGAGCTATCCGAGGCCTTTCTGCACGCCGCCCGTTGCTGGCAGCTGCTCAACACGGAACAATTCCAGCGGGATTTCAGTCAGTTAATGTTGGCGCTGCCACTGGCGCCGTGGATATCCCGCTTTCTGTTCGATCTGGCCATTTATTTTGGCCATCGCGATGAGGCCAACAAGCTAATGGCTGACATGACGACACAAAGTACGCTTGTACAGAGTCTACAAATACTAAGTCTCAATCTAATGCAGGGCAGCATGACA CTTCAGGGATTCCAGTGCATTCTTAAGATACTCGCCGAGCTGCCCGCAACCAGCGGTCAACTGCTGGAGAATATCAGCCTGAAGAGTCATAGGCATATGATCTTTTTACCACTGACCAGAATTGCCCTCATCCAATATTGTACTCGTGCCATCGTCAGTCGTCTGAGTCGCATGCTCTTTGAACCCAACTGCTCGGATCGGCTGCTCGGGGACCTGCTGGCGCTGCTGCAACTCAGCGGGGACAAAGATGTACTACTAAAGCAACATATCTGCAACCTGATTACGCAACGCAAATCATTCAATTTACACACATTGTCCAACTACATCATTGCCACTGATATCATCGAGGAACTGGCCTTTATATGGAACTCTCAGCAGCAGGATGATGCAAACTTCGAGCTAACTGGTTCACCAACCAGCGGCGGTGGACCGGGCAGCACTTCAGCCGCCGGAGCAGCCCAACCACGTCGCATTGGCACACGCGGCGCCGACAAGGGTGCCAGGGATGAGTTCAAGTCCTTGATTCGACAGCAAATTGCCCGTTGCAATGAAAATGTGCCCACGCTGGTGGCCAACTTCATTACGCAGGAGCATCTGACGCTGGCACAGCACATCTTTGGCATGGCGCCGCCAGTGGAAACAATTGTCATTAAGTGA
- the LOC117787244 gene encoding protein nutcracker, with the protein MPHTHTDAFPTKKHTHNIDATTTTNPTTSTRSCTWCTHTKPCLITAATDVKGQQEEEPLCLEYATPDAVPLHLRQMLGQHTETKISSVELLMLLIYLVALESGFVEDNTYVEKRDQLRPVPAVGCFHIYNVRLLSQQSPQTIRKSEDAPFRMVLRTLLDESATQEDSNVSTLQSHLMAVVLGDLLMVTLSPAPPSKEPGHSICLSIGRFVLNVQLEPLYKRFRRLDELSLQLRQKLFQPMRAQQLLALKFYLHPSLLGLPDELYNEIFRYLNVNQLNIVANVNRQLCNYRKLFKRHD; encoded by the exons atgccacatacacacacag ACGCATTCCCAactaaaaaacacacacacaacatcgatgcaacaaccacaacaaaccCAACAACTTCAACAAGATCATGCACATGGTGCACTCATACCAAACCTTGCCTCATTACAGCGGCGACCGATGTAAAAGGCCAACAGGAGGAGGAACCGCTATGTCTGGAATATGCAACGCCAGATGCGGTGCCATTGCATCTCCGCCAGATGCTGGGTCAGCATACTGAAACGAAGATCTCCTCGGTCGAATTGCTGATGCTATTGATCTATTTGGTGGCCCTGGAGAGCGGATTTGTCGAGGACAACACGTATGTGGAGAAGCGAGATCAACTGAGGCCTGTGCCGGCCGTTGGTTGCTTTCATATCTACAATGTGCGTCTGCTTAGCCAGCAGTCGCCACAAACTATTCGAAAATCCGAGGATGCACCCTTTCGCATGGTCCTACGTACGCTATTGGATGAATCTGCCACACAGGAAGACTCAAATGTGTCCACACTACAATCTCACCTGATGGCCGTTGTGCTGGGTGACCTTCTCATGGTCACACTGAGCCCAGCGCCGCCTTCAAAGGAACCGGGACACAGCATTTGTCTGTCCATTGGACGCTTTGTGCTCAACGTGCAGCTGGAGCCGCTCTACAAGCGCTTCCGCAGACTGGACGAGCTGTCATTGCAGCTGCGTCAGAAGCTCTTTCAGCCAATGCGTGCCCAGCAGTTGTTGGCCCTGAAATTCTACCTGCATCCCTCGCTTTTGGGTCTGCCAGATGAGCTTTACAATGAAATCTTTCGATATTTGAatgtaaatcaattaaatattgtggCGAATGTCAATAGGCAGCTTTGCAACTACCGCAAATTGTTTAAACGGCATGATTAA
- the LOC117787221 gene encoding GPI mannosyltransferase 3 isoform X2, producing MRLLYVFGLILAVRLASVFVVKTYFVPDEYWQSLEVAHKLTFGYGYLTWEWVQGIRSYVYPLAIAALYKLLALLQLDSAQLLVLLPRLLQALLTTYSDYRFYVWTGKRKWALFLILVPWFSFYTGSRTLANTLEASLITIALSYFPWHGEGTAYLWPAAICCFLRPTAAIIWLPLTVYHLRKSRLSVLELILKRFFVIGLLVAGVGIAIDTYWHGQLVVTPWEFLKYNIFNNIGSFYGSHPWYWYFISGLPTVLGINTLPFIFGLIQTVRKTEKFPVSKQLLIAILVSLLVLSTVEHKELRFVSSLQPLCLYVASDVLSRWSYKASRTKLWLAAFFILLLNALPAWYFSTIHQKGPIELMPKLRDIAQDYRDERDHRANILFLMPCHSTPYYSHIHENVTMRFLTCEPNLKQQENFKDEADRFYDAPMHWLRSHIPVHPRTALPSHVVLFDSLGDKISEFLTNYKLLHNIEHAEFVESRIGKSILVYQRLQSGEDNAFNRKEFQEAEPAMEPEALPSENLFN from the exons ATGAGGCTTCTCTATGTGTTCGGTCTGATTTTGGCCGTTCGTCTTGCATCCGTTTTCGTGGTCAAAACGTATTTTGTGCCGGATGAATATTGGCAGAGTCTGGAGGTGGCACACAAGCTGACATTCGG CTATGGTTACCTGACCTGGGAATGGGTTCAAGGCATTCGCAGCTATGTTTATCCCTTGGCCATCGCTGCTCTTTATAAATTGCTGGCGCTGCTGCAACTGGACAGTGCCCAGTTGCTGGTGCTGTTGCCACGCTTATTGCAGGCACTGTTGACCACTTACTCGGACTATCGGTTCTATGTCTGGACGGGCAAACGCAAGTGGGCATTGTTTTTGATACTCGTGCCTTGGTTCTCCTTCTACACGGGTTCCCGCACGCTGGCCAATACACTGGAGGCTTCACTGATTACCATCGCACTTAGCTATTTTCCCTGGCATGGCGAGGGCACGGCGTATTTGTGGCCAGCTGCCATCTGTTGCTTCCTGCGTCCCACGGCGGCGATTATTTGGCTGCCATTGACCGTGTATCATCTGCGCAAGAGCCGCTTGTCCGTGCTGGAGCTAATCCTCAAGCGTTTCTTTGTCATTGG ctTACTCGTTGCTGGAGTTGGCATTGCCATTGATACTTACTGGCATGGTCAGTTGGTGGTGACACCGTGGGAGTTCCTCAAGTACAATATTTTCAACAACATTGGCAGCTTCTATGGCTCGCATCCTTGGTATTGGTACTTTATATCTGGCCTGCCCACAGTGCTGGGCATCAATACACTGCCCTTCATCTTTGGCCTCATCCAAACTGTACGGAAGACTGAAAAGTTTCCGGTTAGCAAACAGTTGTTGATTGCCATACTGGTCTCCCTGTTGGTACTGAGCACCGTGGAGCACAAGGAGCTGCGTTTTGTGTCCTCATTGCAGCCACTGTGTCTGTACGTGGCATCGGATGTTCTCTCCCGCTGGAGCTATAAGGCATCCCGTACTAAACTCTGGTTGGCAGCCTTCTTTATTCTGTTGCTCAATGCGCTGCCTGCTTGGTATTTCAGTACCATTCACCAGAAGGGACCCATTGAGCTGATGCCCAAGCTGCGGGACATTGCCCAGGATTACCGTGACGAGCGTGATCATCGCGCAAACATACTCTTCCTGATGCCCTGCCACTCCACGCCTTATTACAG TCACATTCACGAAAATGTTACCATGCGCTTCCTGACCTGCGAGCCCAATCTGAAGCAGCAGGAGAACTTTAAGGACGAGGCCGATCGCTTCTATGACGCACCAATGCACTGGCTCCGCTCCCACATTCCGGTGCATCCCCGCACTGCGCTTCCCTCCCATGTGGTGCTCTTCGATTCACTCGGCGACAAGATCAGCGAATTCCTAACCAACTACAAGCTGCTGCACAATATTGAGCACGCTGAG TTTGTGGAGTCACGCATCGGCAAGTCAATCCTGGTCTATCAGCGTCTGCAGTCCGGCGAGGATAATGCATTTAATCGCAAAGAGTTCCAAGAAGCAGAGCCTGCCATGGAGCCGGAAGCTTTACCGAGCGAGAACctttttaattag
- the LOC117787222 gene encoding mpv17-like protein 2 isoform X1, with amino-acid sequence MSVVTRRVAVCLPTLLQHSSRLSIRIDLPRRTFTAHTKRSRIILRSDVIGNGSKSLGRRCTHGKGETSQDFTFILLRWSKQIWDKMFGKYLLITNVLGSGVLMVVGDVIAQEYEYRHGLRKQDRYDGDRMYRMFVAGALQGPLHHYVYKWMDRVMPHRTFINICKKILIDQLFMSPACILIFFYSICYLERQTLQETHQELIAKFPYIYLLDWLTWPAAQYINFRYLDTKYRVAFVNVCTAVYNVLMSYIKHDFGIHLPLEPNNLSEIARNPLKNPETETKEIITTASKT; translated from the coding sequence ATGTCCGTGGTGACTCGGAGAGTGGCCGTCTGTCTACCAACATTGTTGCAGCATAGCAGCCGCCTCTCTATACGCATCGATTTGCCGCGCCGGACATTCACAGCCCACACAAAACGAAGCCGCATCATATTAAGGTCTGATGTAATAGGAAATGGCAGCAAATCTTTGGGACGGCGTTGTACCCATGGCAAGGGTGAGACAAGTCAGGACTTTACATTTATTCTGCTGCGCTGGTCCAAGCAGATATGGGACAAAATGTTTGGCAAATATCTGCTAATCACAAACGTTCTCGGCTCCGGTGTCTTGATGGTTGTGGGTGATGTCATTGCCCAGGAGTATGAGTATCGACATGGACTGCGGAAACAGGATCGCTACGATGGCGATCGCATGTATCGCATGTTTGTGGCAGGAGCATTGCAGGGACCACTGCATCATTATGTGTACAAGTGGATGGATCGTGTAATGCCACATCGCACGTTCATCAATATCTGCAAAAAGATTCTGATTGATCAACTGTTCATGTCGCCCGCCTGCATTCTAATATTCTTCTACTCGATCTGCTATCTGGAGCGTCAAACGTTGCAGGAAACGCATCAGGAGCTGATTGCCAAGTTTCCCTACATCTACCTCTTGGATTGGTTAACCTGGCCGGCAGCTCAGTATATTAACTTTCGTTACCTGGACACCAAATACCGTGTGGCCTTTGTCAACGTCTGCACGGCGGTCTACAACGTCCTAATGTCTTATATAAAGCACGACTTTGGCATCCATCTACCCTTGGAGCCCAATAATCTATCCGAAATCGCCCGTAATCCCCTCAAAAACCCCGAAACGGAAACCAAAGAAATAATCACAACGGCAAGCAAgacataa
- the LOC117787222 gene encoding mpv17-like protein 2 isoform X2, translating into MFGKYLLITNVLGSGVLMVVGDVIAQEYEYRHGLRKQDRYDGDRMYRMFVAGALQGPLHHYVYKWMDRVMPHRTFINICKKILIDQLFMSPACILIFFYSICYLERQTLQETHQELIAKFPYIYLLDWLTWPAAQYINFRYLDTKYRVAFVNVCTAVYNVLMSYIKHDFGIHLPLEPNNLSEIARNPLKNPETETKEIITTASKT; encoded by the coding sequence ATGTTTGGCAAATATCTGCTAATCACAAACGTTCTCGGCTCCGGTGTCTTGATGGTTGTGGGTGATGTCATTGCCCAGGAGTATGAGTATCGACATGGACTGCGGAAACAGGATCGCTACGATGGCGATCGCATGTATCGCATGTTTGTGGCAGGAGCATTGCAGGGACCACTGCATCATTATGTGTACAAGTGGATGGATCGTGTAATGCCACATCGCACGTTCATCAATATCTGCAAAAAGATTCTGATTGATCAACTGTTCATGTCGCCCGCCTGCATTCTAATATTCTTCTACTCGATCTGCTATCTGGAGCGTCAAACGTTGCAGGAAACGCATCAGGAGCTGATTGCCAAGTTTCCCTACATCTACCTCTTGGATTGGTTAACCTGGCCGGCAGCTCAGTATATTAACTTTCGTTACCTGGACACCAAATACCGTGTGGCCTTTGTCAACGTCTGCACGGCGGTCTACAACGTCCTAATGTCTTATATAAAGCACGACTTTGGCATCCATCTACCCTTGGAGCCCAATAATCTATCCGAAATCGCCCGTAATCCCCTCAAAAACCCCGAAACGGAAACCAAAGAAATAATCACAACGGCAAGCAAgacataa
- the LOC117787221 gene encoding GPI mannosyltransferase 3 isoform X1, with amino-acid sequence MRLLYVFGLILAVRLASVFVVKTYFVPDEYWQSLEVAHKLTFGYGYLTWEWVQGIRSYVYPLAIAALYKLLALLQLDSAQLLVLLPRLLQALLTTYSDYRFYVWTGKRKWALFLILVPWFSFYTGSRTLANTLEASLITIALSYFPWHGEGTAYLWPAAICCFLRPTAAIIWLPLTVYHLRKSRLSVLELILKRFFVIGLLVAGVGIAIDTYWHGQLVVTPWEFLKYNIFNNIGSFYGSHPWYWYFISGLPTVLGINTLPFIFGLIQTVRKTEKFPVSKQLLIAILVSLLVLSTVEHKELRFVSSLQPLCLYVASDVLSRWSYKASRTKLWLAAFFILLLNALPAWYFSTIHQKGPIELMPKLRDIAQDYRDERDHRANILFLMPCHSTPYYSHIHENVTMRFLTCEPNLKQQENFKDEADRFYDAPMHWLRSHIPVHPRTALPSHVVLFDSLGDKISEFLTNYKLLHNIEHAEVNKLSDSQALLNEWSSALGTKPPNLTSLLQFVESRIGKSILVYQRLQSGEDNAFNRKEFQEAEPAMEPEALPSENLFN; translated from the exons ATGAGGCTTCTCTATGTGTTCGGTCTGATTTTGGCCGTTCGTCTTGCATCCGTTTTCGTGGTCAAAACGTATTTTGTGCCGGATGAATATTGGCAGAGTCTGGAGGTGGCACACAAGCTGACATTCGG CTATGGTTACCTGACCTGGGAATGGGTTCAAGGCATTCGCAGCTATGTTTATCCCTTGGCCATCGCTGCTCTTTATAAATTGCTGGCGCTGCTGCAACTGGACAGTGCCCAGTTGCTGGTGCTGTTGCCACGCTTATTGCAGGCACTGTTGACCACTTACTCGGACTATCGGTTCTATGTCTGGACGGGCAAACGCAAGTGGGCATTGTTTTTGATACTCGTGCCTTGGTTCTCCTTCTACACGGGTTCCCGCACGCTGGCCAATACACTGGAGGCTTCACTGATTACCATCGCACTTAGCTATTTTCCCTGGCATGGCGAGGGCACGGCGTATTTGTGGCCAGCTGCCATCTGTTGCTTCCTGCGTCCCACGGCGGCGATTATTTGGCTGCCATTGACCGTGTATCATCTGCGCAAGAGCCGCTTGTCCGTGCTGGAGCTAATCCTCAAGCGTTTCTTTGTCATTGG ctTACTCGTTGCTGGAGTTGGCATTGCCATTGATACTTACTGGCATGGTCAGTTGGTGGTGACACCGTGGGAGTTCCTCAAGTACAATATTTTCAACAACATTGGCAGCTTCTATGGCTCGCATCCTTGGTATTGGTACTTTATATCTGGCCTGCCCACAGTGCTGGGCATCAATACACTGCCCTTCATCTTTGGCCTCATCCAAACTGTACGGAAGACTGAAAAGTTTCCGGTTAGCAAACAGTTGTTGATTGCCATACTGGTCTCCCTGTTGGTACTGAGCACCGTGGAGCACAAGGAGCTGCGTTTTGTGTCCTCATTGCAGCCACTGTGTCTGTACGTGGCATCGGATGTTCTCTCCCGCTGGAGCTATAAGGCATCCCGTACTAAACTCTGGTTGGCAGCCTTCTTTATTCTGTTGCTCAATGCGCTGCCTGCTTGGTATTTCAGTACCATTCACCAGAAGGGACCCATTGAGCTGATGCCCAAGCTGCGGGACATTGCCCAGGATTACCGTGACGAGCGTGATCATCGCGCAAACATACTCTTCCTGATGCCCTGCCACTCCACGCCTTATTACAG TCACATTCACGAAAATGTTACCATGCGCTTCCTGACCTGCGAGCCCAATCTGAAGCAGCAGGAGAACTTTAAGGACGAGGCCGATCGCTTCTATGACGCACCAATGCACTGGCTCCGCTCCCACATTCCGGTGCATCCCCGCACTGCGCTTCCCTCCCATGTGGTGCTCTTCGATTCACTCGGCGACAAGATCAGCGAATTCCTAACCAACTACAAGCTGCTGCACAATATTGAGCACGCTGAGGTAAACAAGTTGAGCGATTCACAGGCTCTGCTTAACGAATGGTCTTCGGCGTTGGGCACGAAACCTCCTAACCTCACGTCTCTCCTGCAGTTTGTGGAGTCACGCATCGGCAAGTCAATCCTGGTCTATCAGCGTCTGCAGTCCGGCGAGGATAATGCATTTAATCGCAAAGAGTTCCAAGAAGCAGAGCCTGCCATGGAGCCGGAAGCTTTACCGAGCGAGAACctttttaattag